A genomic stretch from Chelmon rostratus isolate fCheRos1 chromosome 14, fCheRos1.pri, whole genome shotgun sequence includes:
- the synj1 gene encoding synaptojanin-1 isoform X1 has translation MAFSKGYRIYHKLDPPPYSVIVETRTREECLMFESGAVAVLSAAEKEAIKNTYTKIVDAYGILGVLRLNLGDSMLHSLVVVTGCSSVGKVQDSEVFRVTQTDFISLKNDPGDEDRIAEVRKVLNSGHFYFAWSSTGVSMDLSLNAHRRTLEDTTDNRFFWNQSLHLHLKHYGVNCDDWLLRLMCGGVEIRTIYAGHRQAKACIFSRLSSERAGTRFNVRGTNDDGQVANFVETEQVIFLDDKVSSFIQIRGSIPLFWEQPGIQKKSIKGVLLQLNENRHPKQLDENPHLVGSHRVKLSRGFEANAPAFERHFTALRRLYGKQVIINLLGSKEGEHMLSKAFQSHLKASEHAAAVKMVNFDYHQNVKGGKTDKLHSVLKPYLSKFIEECGFFYYSGEMGIARTQGGTIRTNCLDCLDRTNSVQAFFALEMLPKQLEEMSLTEKPQLVARFQEVFRTMWSANGDSISKIYAGTGALDGKAKAGKLKDGARSVTRTIQNNFFDSSKQEAIDILRLGSTLNSDLADKARALLTTSSLYASPRVLLGMCQNYQKYTKPKQIRVCVGTWNVNGGKQFRSIAFRNQTLNDWLLDAPKKAGHPEFQDSKANPIDIFAIGFEEMVELNAGNIVSASTTNQKLWAAELQKNISRDHKYVLLASEQLVGVCLFVFIRPQHAPFIRDVAVDTVKTGMGGATGNKGGVAIRLLFHTTSICFVCSHFAAGQSQVKERNDDYSEITRRLTFPMGRLLYSHDYVFWCGDFNYRISLPNEEVKELIKQQNWDALTAGDQLLDQKNAGLVFRGFIEGKLDFAPTYKYDLFSEDYDTSEKCRTPAWTDRILWKRRKWNFDKTAEEMNVVGASSTSGENEEDPDHPWSPGTLKYYGRAELKTSDHRPVVSIIDVDILEVDPEARHQVYKDVIALQGPPDGTILVSLCSSGPEDYFDDALIDELLDKFVQFGEVILIRFVEEKMWVTFLEGYSALAALSLSASTVLGKVIDIRLKSPGWIKSLEEEMSVERICGSIPTSASSTLLAEDTDMGDDDYDMEGDVDDEVEEILPQHLQPGAGSGPGSSPLPSPRSSPCPSPTHGEPSAPSRPSRGQPSRPSQGPPVDFQPGAPTAQGMEPKRPPPPRPQAPPARPAPPQRPPPPSGRGQAAVGAPGPGGAPRPNIPPRAGVISMPPQSRPPPPSHPGAPRPIAEVHPGAPRPIPDTHPGAPRPVPSAQAKPTDLPLGPPPTEPAPVRPQVPSPMQPPMQPQPAAPSAQSQLPPPMQPTLPAPLQPQQAAAPRGPPPPAAAAAAPAGPPQGLASPKPPPRSRSSHALPPDAAKSETAPAAQTNGLNGIQREAQWKPDPLDTLASDLFSSSSSPWHTTQSLTRGSSLRTPPSVPASKLSSSTLPSSFSLQSSALSDLQALESSSSSSLSTPSPFASSLLPPPPVPSRSRSQETLRASPGPFPTDPLPARPSSTNPFTGPLVQQHQQHRSLTPDFSIQRPAPTPNLQRTMSALTQPLVPTSAPSAAPAAAPTSQLQRTMSLFGPSSTLNPTPAPLLSLAPDPSPAPTLPLAPPSSIPPALAPRRQPPPPGGKPTQQWVTFDDDFPPSTKTPQAPIFPSSSLVSQTQTLPSRSVFDSEPDWLSSAPSVFPTLPPPIPTRTVTSNPKLPEGPSDDCFFPRESTER, from the exons ATGGCATTCAGCAAGGGATATCGCATCTACCACAAACTGGACCCACCCCCCTACAGTGTCATAGTGGAAACTAGGACCAGGGAAGAATGCCTCATGTTTGAGTCGGGGGCTGTTGCTGTTCTGT cggcagcagagaaggaggccattaaaaacacatacaccAAGATTGTTGATGCTTATGGAATCCTGGGTGTCCTCCGCCTAAACCTGG GTGACTCCATGCTGCACAGTCTGGTGGTTGTGACAGGATGCAGCTCTGTAGGGAAGGTGCAGGATTCTGAGGTTTTCAgagtcacacagacagattttatATCACTGAAGAATGATCCAGGTGATGAGGACCGGATCGCTGAGGTGCGAAAGGTTCTGAACTCAGGACACTTCTACTTTGCCTGGTCTTCAACTGGAGTCAGTATGGACTTGAGTCTCAACGCACATCGCAGGACCCTAGAAGACACTACAGATAACCGTTTCTTTTG GAACCAATCTCTGCACCTGCACCTGAAACACTATGGAGTAAACTGTGATGACTGGCTGTTGAGGCTGATGTGTGGGGGTGTGGAGATAAGGACCATCTATGCAGGGCACAGACAGGCCAAGGCCTGCATCTTCTCCCGCCTCAGCTCAGAGCGAGCCGGCACACGATTCAACGTCCGAGGAACAAATGATGATGGACAGGTGGCCAACTTTGTGGAGACCGAACAG GTTATTTTCCTGGATGACAAAGTCTCATCCTTTATACAGATCCGTGGGTCCATTCCTCTTTTCTGGGAACAGCCAGGAATCCAG AAAAAGTCCATTAAGGGTGTTTTGTTGCAACTGAATGAGAATCGGCATCCTAAACAGCTGGATGAGAACCCCCACCTG gtCGGCTCTCATCGTGTCAAACTCTCAAGAGGATTTGAAGCAAATGCTCCAGCATTTGAAAG ACACTTCACTGCACTGCGGAGGTTGTACGGTAAACAGGTGATCATCAACCTGCTCGGGAGCAAGGAAGGGGAACACATGCTCAGCAAAGCGTTTCAG AGTCACCTGAAGGCATCAgagcatgcagcagcagtgaaaatggTGAACTTTGATTACCATCAAAATGTGAAGGGAGGCAAGACAGACAAACTTCACAGTGTCCTCAAACCCTACCTCAGCAAGTTCATCGAGGAGTGTGGGTTCTTCTACTACTCTGGAGAGATGGGCATTGCAAG GACTCAGGGTGGAACTATTAGGACCAACTGCCTGGACTGTCTGGATAGAACCAACAGTGTCCAGGCATTTTTTGCCCTTGAG ATGCTGccaaagcagctggaggaaatgAGTCTGACGGAGAAACCCCAGCTGGTGGCCAGGTTCCAGGAGGTTTTTAGGACCATGTGGTCTGCCAACGGAGACTCCATCAGTAAGATCTACGCCGGCACCGGTGCCCTGGATGGCAAGGCCAAG GCGGGGAAGCTAAAAGATGGAGCTCGTTCTGTGACAAGGACCATCCAAAACAACTTCTTTGACAGCTCCAAGCAAGAGGCTATAGACATACTGAGGCTGGGCTCCACACTCAACAGTGATTTGGCTGACAAAGCTCGGGCCTTGCTCACCACTTCCAGTCTTTACG CCTCCCCAAGAGTATTGCTGGGAATGTGTCAAAACTACCAGAAATACACAAAGCCCAAGCAGATTCGAGTGTGCGTCGGCACCTGGAATGTCAACGGGGGTAAACAGTTTCGCAGCATTGCTTTCCGCAACCAGACACTCAACGACTGGCTGTTGGATGCTCCAAAGAAGGCAGGGCACCCTGAGTTCCAGg ACAGCAAAGCCAACCCAATCGATATCTTTGCCATTGGTTTTGAGGAGATGGTTGAGCTGAATGCTGGCAATATCGTCAGTGCCAG CACTACTAACCAGAAACTTTGGGCAGCTGAGCTACAGAAAAACATATCACGGGACCACAAGTATGTGCTGCTTGCTTCAGAGCAGCTGGTGGGAGTGTGTCTATTTGTTTTCATCCGCCCACAGCACGCCCCCTTCATCAG GGATGTTGCTGTTGATACTGTAAAAACCGGAATGGGCGGAGCTACAGGCAATAAAGGGGGTGTGGCCATCCGCCTGCTGTTCCACACTACCAGCATCTGCTTCGTCTGCTCCCACTTTGctgctggccaatcacaggtcaaGGAGAGGAATGACGACTACAGCGAGATTACACGCAGACTCACCTTCCCCATG GGTCGTCTGTTGTACTCTCACGACTACGTTTTCTGGTGTGGAGACTTTAACTATCGAATCAGCCTGCCCAACGAGGAAGTGAAAGAGCTGATCAAACAGCAGAACTGGGATGCCTTGACAGCTGGGGACCAGTTGCTGGACCAGAAGAATGCTGGTTTG GTTTTCCGAGGTTTTATCGAGGGAAAGTTAGATTTCGCCCCCACCTACAAGTATGACCTTTTCTCAGAGGATTATGACACAAGTGAAAAGTGCCGCACACCAGCCTGGACTGACCGCATTctctggaagaggaggaagtggaacTTTGACAAAACAG CTGAGGAGATGAATGTAGTAGGGGCGTCTTCTACATCTGGGGAGAATGAGGAAGATCCAGATCACCCCTGGAGTCCTGGGACTCTGAAGTACTATGGCAGGGCTGAGCTTAAGACCTCAGACCACAG ACCTGTGGTTTCAATAATAGACGTGGACATCCTGGAGGTTGACCCGGAGGCTCGGCACCAGGTCTACAAAGACGTCATTGCCCTGCAGGGGCCTCCGGACGGCACTATTTTGGTGTCGCTCTGCTCCTCCGGCCCCGAAGACTACTTTGACGATGCACTCATAGACGAGCTGCTGGACAAGTTTGTTCAGTTCGGAGAGGTCATCCTCATCAG ATTTGTTGAGGAGAAGATGTGGGTGACTTTCCTGGAAGGTTATTCTGCTcttgctgctctgtctctcagcgCTTCCACT GTCCTTGGAAAGGTGATTGACATTCGTCTGAAGAGTCCAGGCTGGATCAAgagtctggaggaggagatgagtgTGGAGAGGATCTGCGGGAGCATTCCCACCTCGGCCAGTTCCACCCTGCTCGCTGAGGACACGGACATGGGCGACGATGATTACGATATGGAAG GTGATGTAGACgatgaggtggaggagatcCTTCCACAGCACCTGCAGCCTGGAGCAGGCTCTGGCCCCGgatcctcccccctcccctccccccgcAGTAGTCCCTGTCCCTCCCCCACCCATGGTGAACCGTCAGCCCCCAGCAGGCCTAGCCGTGGGCAACCCTCCCGACCATCACAAG GGCCTCCTGTTGACTTCCAGCCTGGTGCCCCCACAGCTCAAGGCATGGAGCCCAAACGTCCACCTCCCCCTCGTCCCCAGGCCCCCCCAGCCAGACCGGCACCCCCTCAACGCCCGCCACCACCTTCAG GTCGAGGCCAGGCAGCAGTGGGAGCTCCTGGTCCTGGAGGTGCTCCCAGACCG AACATCCCTCCTCGTGCTGGGGTAATCAGTATGCCCCCTCAGTCCCGCCCACCACCTCCCTCTCACCCTGGAGCACCCAGACCCATCGCAGAGGTGCATCCCGGGGCCCCTCGGCCCATCCCAGACACCCACCCCGGAGCCCCAAGACCTGTGCCCAGTGCCCAGGCCAAACCGACTGACCTGCCTCTCG gcCCGCCTCCTACAGAGCCCGCTCCAGTGAGACCCCAGGTTCCCTCACCCATGCAGCCACCCATGCAGCCCCAAccagctgctccttcagctcAGTCCCAGCTCCCACCACCGATGCAGCCCACACTTCCAGCTCCACTCCAGCCGCAGCAAGCTGCAGCTCCTAGagggcctcctcctcctgctgctgcagctgccgccCCTGCTGGGCCTCCGCAGGGTCTAGCCTCTCCTAAACCCCCACCACGTTCCCGCTCCTCTCACGCTCTGCCACCTGATGCTGCCAAGTCTGAGACAGCCCCAGCTGCACAG ACTAATGGACTGAACGGAATCCAAAGAGAAGCACAATGGAAGCCCGACCCCCTCGACACACTCGCATCTgaccttttctcctcttcctcatcccctTGGCACACCACCCAGTCCCTGACCAGAGGCTCCTCTTTGCGTACGCCCCCCTCCGTCCCTGCTTCTAAGTTGTCCTCCAGCACCCTCCCTTCATCCTTCTCCCTCCAGTCCTCTGCCCTGTCAGACCTGCAGGCTCTTGAatcgtcctcctcttcctcactgtccaCCCCGTCACCGTTTGCCTCCTCTCTACTCCCACCTCCTCCGGTCCCGTCTCGTAGCCGTTCGCAGGAGACTCTGCGCGCCTCCCCCGGGCCCTTCCCGACTGACCCGCTTCCTGCCCGACCCAGCAGCACCAATCCCTTCACGGGCCCTCTggtgcagcagcatcagcagcaccgCTCGCTCACCCCGGACTTCAGCATCCAGCGTCCGGCCCCGACACCAAACCTTCAGAGGACCATGTCTGCTCTCACGCAGCCACTTGTTCCCACCTCTGCTCCATCAGCAGCCCCTGCCGCTGCACCTACATCCCAGCTCCAAAGGACCATGTCCCTGTTTGGACCATCGTCCACTCTGAATCCTAcacctgctcctctgctctcccttgCCCCTGACCCGTCTCCTGCCCCCACCTTGCCTCTGGCACCTCCCTCTTCCATTCCACCTGCCCTTGCACCTCGTCGTCAGCCGCCTCCCCCTGGAGGGAAACCAACCCAGCAGTGGGTGACGTTTGATGATGATTTCCCACCTTCGACTAAAACACCACAGGCCCCCATCTTCCCTTCCAGTTCCTTAGTGTCTCAAACTCAGACTCTGCCTTCCCGCTCCGTGTTTGACTCAGAGCCCGACTGGTTGTCCTCGGCCCCTTCAGTATTCCCAACGCTCCCTCCTCCCATCCCAACGAGAACGGTAACCAGTAACCCAAAGCTCCCAGAGGGACCCAGTGACGACTGCTTCTTCCCCAGGGAGTCGACAGAAAGATAG
- the synj1 gene encoding synaptojanin-1 isoform X3 has translation MAFSKGYRIYHKLDPPPYSVIVETRTREECLMFESGAVAVLSAAEKEAIKNTYTKIVDAYGILGVLRLNLGDSMLHSLVVVTGCSSVGKVQDSEVFRVTQTDFISLKNDPGDEDRIAEVRKVLNSGHFYFAWSSTGVSMDLSLNAHRRTLEDTTDNRFFWNQSLHLHLKHYGVNCDDWLLRLMCGGVEIRTIYAGHRQAKACIFSRLSSERAGTRFNVRGTNDDGQVANFVETEQVIFLDDKVSSFIQIRGSIPLFWEQPGIQVGSHRVKLSRGFEANAPAFERHFTALRRLYGKQVIINLLGSKEGEHMLSKAFQSHLKASEHAAAVKMVNFDYHQNVKGGKTDKLHSVLKPYLSKFIEECGFFYYSGEMGIARTQGGTIRTNCLDCLDRTNSVQAFFALEMLPKQLEEMSLTEKPQLVARFQEVFRTMWSANGDSISKIYAGTGALDGKAKAGKLKDGARSVTRTIQNNFFDSSKQEAIDILRLGSTLNSDLADKARALLTTSSLYASPRVLLGMCQNYQKYTKPKQIRVCVGTWNVNGGKQFRSIAFRNQTLNDWLLDAPKKAGHPEFQDSKANPIDIFAIGFEEMVELNAGNIVSASTTNQKLWAAELQKNISRDHKYVLLASEQLVGVCLFVFIRPQHAPFIRDVAVDTVKTGMGGATGNKGGVAIRLLFHTTSICFVCSHFAAGQSQVKERNDDYSEITRRLTFPMGRLLYSHDYVFWCGDFNYRISLPNEEVKELIKQQNWDALTAGDQLLDQKNAGLVFRGFIEGKLDFAPTYKYDLFSEDYDTSEKCRTPAWTDRILWKRRKWNFDKTAEEMNVVGASSTSGENEEDPDHPWSPGTLKYYGRAELKTSDHRPVVSIIDVDILEVDPEARHQVYKDVIALQGPPDGTILVSLCSSGPEDYFDDALIDELLDKFVQFGEVILIRFVEEKMWVTFLEGYSALAALSLSASTVLGKVIDIRLKSPGWIKSLEEEMSVERICGSIPTSASSTLLAEDTDMGDDDYDMEGDVDDEVEEILPQHLQPGAGSGPGSSPLPSPRSSPCPSPTHGEPSAPSRPSRGQPSRPSQGPPVDFQPGAPTAQGMEPKRPPPPRPQAPPARPAPPQRPPPPSGRGQAAVGAPGPGGAPRPNIPPRAGVISMPPQSRPPPPSHPGAPRPIAEVHPGAPRPIPDTHPGAPRPVPSAQAKPTDLPLGPPPTEPAPVRPQVPSPMQPPMQPQPAAPSAQSQLPPPMQPTLPAPLQPQQAAAPRGPPPPAAAAAAPAGPPQGLASPKPPPRSRSSHALPPDAAKSETAPAAQTNGLNGIQREAQWKPDPLDTLASDLFSSSSSPWHTTQSLTRGSSLRTPPSVPASKLSSSTLPSSFSLQSSALSDLQALESSSSSSLSTPSPFASSLLPPPPVPSRSRSQETLRASPGPFPTDPLPARPSSTNPFTGPLVQQHQQHRSLTPDFSIQRPAPTPNLQRTMSALTQPLVPTSAPSAAPAAAPTSQLQRTMSLFGPSSTLNPTPAPLLSLAPDPSPAPTLPLAPPSSIPPALAPRRQPPPPGGKPTQQWVTFDDDFPPSTKTPQAPIFPSSSLVSQTQTLPSRSVFDSEPDWLSSAPSVFPTLPPPIPTRTVTSNPKLPEGPSDDCFFPRESTER, from the exons ATGGCATTCAGCAAGGGATATCGCATCTACCACAAACTGGACCCACCCCCCTACAGTGTCATAGTGGAAACTAGGACCAGGGAAGAATGCCTCATGTTTGAGTCGGGGGCTGTTGCTGTTCTGT cggcagcagagaaggaggccattaaaaacacatacaccAAGATTGTTGATGCTTATGGAATCCTGGGTGTCCTCCGCCTAAACCTGG GTGACTCCATGCTGCACAGTCTGGTGGTTGTGACAGGATGCAGCTCTGTAGGGAAGGTGCAGGATTCTGAGGTTTTCAgagtcacacagacagattttatATCACTGAAGAATGATCCAGGTGATGAGGACCGGATCGCTGAGGTGCGAAAGGTTCTGAACTCAGGACACTTCTACTTTGCCTGGTCTTCAACTGGAGTCAGTATGGACTTGAGTCTCAACGCACATCGCAGGACCCTAGAAGACACTACAGATAACCGTTTCTTTTG GAACCAATCTCTGCACCTGCACCTGAAACACTATGGAGTAAACTGTGATGACTGGCTGTTGAGGCTGATGTGTGGGGGTGTGGAGATAAGGACCATCTATGCAGGGCACAGACAGGCCAAGGCCTGCATCTTCTCCCGCCTCAGCTCAGAGCGAGCCGGCACACGATTCAACGTCCGAGGAACAAATGATGATGGACAGGTGGCCAACTTTGTGGAGACCGAACAG GTTATTTTCCTGGATGACAAAGTCTCATCCTTTATACAGATCCGTGGGTCCATTCCTCTTTTCTGGGAACAGCCAGGAATCCAG gtCGGCTCTCATCGTGTCAAACTCTCAAGAGGATTTGAAGCAAATGCTCCAGCATTTGAAAG ACACTTCACTGCACTGCGGAGGTTGTACGGTAAACAGGTGATCATCAACCTGCTCGGGAGCAAGGAAGGGGAACACATGCTCAGCAAAGCGTTTCAG AGTCACCTGAAGGCATCAgagcatgcagcagcagtgaaaatggTGAACTTTGATTACCATCAAAATGTGAAGGGAGGCAAGACAGACAAACTTCACAGTGTCCTCAAACCCTACCTCAGCAAGTTCATCGAGGAGTGTGGGTTCTTCTACTACTCTGGAGAGATGGGCATTGCAAG GACTCAGGGTGGAACTATTAGGACCAACTGCCTGGACTGTCTGGATAGAACCAACAGTGTCCAGGCATTTTTTGCCCTTGAG ATGCTGccaaagcagctggaggaaatgAGTCTGACGGAGAAACCCCAGCTGGTGGCCAGGTTCCAGGAGGTTTTTAGGACCATGTGGTCTGCCAACGGAGACTCCATCAGTAAGATCTACGCCGGCACCGGTGCCCTGGATGGCAAGGCCAAG GCGGGGAAGCTAAAAGATGGAGCTCGTTCTGTGACAAGGACCATCCAAAACAACTTCTTTGACAGCTCCAAGCAAGAGGCTATAGACATACTGAGGCTGGGCTCCACACTCAACAGTGATTTGGCTGACAAAGCTCGGGCCTTGCTCACCACTTCCAGTCTTTACG CCTCCCCAAGAGTATTGCTGGGAATGTGTCAAAACTACCAGAAATACACAAAGCCCAAGCAGATTCGAGTGTGCGTCGGCACCTGGAATGTCAACGGGGGTAAACAGTTTCGCAGCATTGCTTTCCGCAACCAGACACTCAACGACTGGCTGTTGGATGCTCCAAAGAAGGCAGGGCACCCTGAGTTCCAGg ACAGCAAAGCCAACCCAATCGATATCTTTGCCATTGGTTTTGAGGAGATGGTTGAGCTGAATGCTGGCAATATCGTCAGTGCCAG CACTACTAACCAGAAACTTTGGGCAGCTGAGCTACAGAAAAACATATCACGGGACCACAAGTATGTGCTGCTTGCTTCAGAGCAGCTGGTGGGAGTGTGTCTATTTGTTTTCATCCGCCCACAGCACGCCCCCTTCATCAG GGATGTTGCTGTTGATACTGTAAAAACCGGAATGGGCGGAGCTACAGGCAATAAAGGGGGTGTGGCCATCCGCCTGCTGTTCCACACTACCAGCATCTGCTTCGTCTGCTCCCACTTTGctgctggccaatcacaggtcaaGGAGAGGAATGACGACTACAGCGAGATTACACGCAGACTCACCTTCCCCATG GGTCGTCTGTTGTACTCTCACGACTACGTTTTCTGGTGTGGAGACTTTAACTATCGAATCAGCCTGCCCAACGAGGAAGTGAAAGAGCTGATCAAACAGCAGAACTGGGATGCCTTGACAGCTGGGGACCAGTTGCTGGACCAGAAGAATGCTGGTTTG GTTTTCCGAGGTTTTATCGAGGGAAAGTTAGATTTCGCCCCCACCTACAAGTATGACCTTTTCTCAGAGGATTATGACACAAGTGAAAAGTGCCGCACACCAGCCTGGACTGACCGCATTctctggaagaggaggaagtggaacTTTGACAAAACAG CTGAGGAGATGAATGTAGTAGGGGCGTCTTCTACATCTGGGGAGAATGAGGAAGATCCAGATCACCCCTGGAGTCCTGGGACTCTGAAGTACTATGGCAGGGCTGAGCTTAAGACCTCAGACCACAG ACCTGTGGTTTCAATAATAGACGTGGACATCCTGGAGGTTGACCCGGAGGCTCGGCACCAGGTCTACAAAGACGTCATTGCCCTGCAGGGGCCTCCGGACGGCACTATTTTGGTGTCGCTCTGCTCCTCCGGCCCCGAAGACTACTTTGACGATGCACTCATAGACGAGCTGCTGGACAAGTTTGTTCAGTTCGGAGAGGTCATCCTCATCAG ATTTGTTGAGGAGAAGATGTGGGTGACTTTCCTGGAAGGTTATTCTGCTcttgctgctctgtctctcagcgCTTCCACT GTCCTTGGAAAGGTGATTGACATTCGTCTGAAGAGTCCAGGCTGGATCAAgagtctggaggaggagatgagtgTGGAGAGGATCTGCGGGAGCATTCCCACCTCGGCCAGTTCCACCCTGCTCGCTGAGGACACGGACATGGGCGACGATGATTACGATATGGAAG GTGATGTAGACgatgaggtggaggagatcCTTCCACAGCACCTGCAGCCTGGAGCAGGCTCTGGCCCCGgatcctcccccctcccctccccccgcAGTAGTCCCTGTCCCTCCCCCACCCATGGTGAACCGTCAGCCCCCAGCAGGCCTAGCCGTGGGCAACCCTCCCGACCATCACAAG GGCCTCCTGTTGACTTCCAGCCTGGTGCCCCCACAGCTCAAGGCATGGAGCCCAAACGTCCACCTCCCCCTCGTCCCCAGGCCCCCCCAGCCAGACCGGCACCCCCTCAACGCCCGCCACCACCTTCAG GTCGAGGCCAGGCAGCAGTGGGAGCTCCTGGTCCTGGAGGTGCTCCCAGACCG AACATCCCTCCTCGTGCTGGGGTAATCAGTATGCCCCCTCAGTCCCGCCCACCACCTCCCTCTCACCCTGGAGCACCCAGACCCATCGCAGAGGTGCATCCCGGGGCCCCTCGGCCCATCCCAGACACCCACCCCGGAGCCCCAAGACCTGTGCCCAGTGCCCAGGCCAAACCGACTGACCTGCCTCTCG gcCCGCCTCCTACAGAGCCCGCTCCAGTGAGACCCCAGGTTCCCTCACCCATGCAGCCACCCATGCAGCCCCAAccagctgctccttcagctcAGTCCCAGCTCCCACCACCGATGCAGCCCACACTTCCAGCTCCACTCCAGCCGCAGCAAGCTGCAGCTCCTAGagggcctcctcctcctgctgctgcagctgccgccCCTGCTGGGCCTCCGCAGGGTCTAGCCTCTCCTAAACCCCCACCACGTTCCCGCTCCTCTCACGCTCTGCCACCTGATGCTGCCAAGTCTGAGACAGCCCCAGCTGCACAG ACTAATGGACTGAACGGAATCCAAAGAGAAGCACAATGGAAGCCCGACCCCCTCGACACACTCGCATCTgaccttttctcctcttcctcatcccctTGGCACACCACCCAGTCCCTGACCAGAGGCTCCTCTTTGCGTACGCCCCCCTCCGTCCCTGCTTCTAAGTTGTCCTCCAGCACCCTCCCTTCATCCTTCTCCCTCCAGTCCTCTGCCCTGTCAGACCTGCAGGCTCTTGAatcgtcctcctcttcctcactgtccaCCCCGTCACCGTTTGCCTCCTCTCTACTCCCACCTCCTCCGGTCCCGTCTCGTAGCCGTTCGCAGGAGACTCTGCGCGCCTCCCCCGGGCCCTTCCCGACTGACCCGCTTCCTGCCCGACCCAGCAGCACCAATCCCTTCACGGGCCCTCTggtgcagcagcatcagcagcaccgCTCGCTCACCCCGGACTTCAGCATCCAGCGTCCGGCCCCGACACCAAACCTTCAGAGGACCATGTCTGCTCTCACGCAGCCACTTGTTCCCACCTCTGCTCCATCAGCAGCCCCTGCCGCTGCACCTACATCCCAGCTCCAAAGGACCATGTCCCTGTTTGGACCATCGTCCACTCTGAATCCTAcacctgctcctctgctctcccttgCCCCTGACCCGTCTCCTGCCCCCACCTTGCCTCTGGCACCTCCCTCTTCCATTCCACCTGCCCTTGCACCTCGTCGTCAGCCGCCTCCCCCTGGAGGGAAACCAACCCAGCAGTGGGTGACGTTTGATGATGATTTCCCACCTTCGACTAAAACACCACAGGCCCCCATCTTCCCTTCCAGTTCCTTAGTGTCTCAAACTCAGACTCTGCCTTCCCGCTCCGTGTTTGACTCAGAGCCCGACTGGTTGTCCTCGGCCCCTTCAGTATTCCCAACGCTCCCTCCTCCCATCCCAACGAGAACGGTAACCAGTAACCCAAAGCTCCCAGAGGGACCCAGTGACGACTGCTTCTTCCCCAGGGAGTCGACAGAAAGATAG